Within Deinococcus detaillensis, the genomic segment CTCCTTCCGGTGCGGCTCCCCTGACCGTGCAGGCCGATCACGATCAGTTCTGAGCCCAGTTGATCGGCCACCTCCAGGATGGCCAGCGCGACCCCATGTTCGGGCTTGACCCCGCCTGCCGGGCCGTCCAGTCTGGTTTTGGCTGAAACGATCAGGCAGCTCGGCGGGCGGCGGCCCAACAAGCTGAGCTCCCGCAGGAGGGTCTGCGCCGCTTCCAGGCCCGAGGGCCCCGATTCATGCGCTTCGAGCACATGGAGCAGCGTGACCTTCCCGCCGGTGGCACGCGCCACATCACAGGCATGCTGGGCCGCATCGCGACTCCACACACTGAAATCCACCGCAACAAGCATCTGGCGCAACACAGGCGTGACCTCCTCGGTTCTCTGTCACCAGCTTGGTCTACGCGCCTTACCGTCCCGTTACCGGAAGACTTTCGCGGCGGCCTGAATTGGGCACGCCGATGTACAGCGCGTCTTGTCTGAGGGTGAAGCCCAGTGTTCGGGCGGCCTGCGTGAGGAGCGCTTGCTCATGCACCGTCCAGGTTCCCACGCGTGGCGGACGCGAGACGGCCAGCACCGCCTCCAGCGTGCCGGACTGGCCGACGATCGGCACCGCGCCTGCGGCAGTCGGCTTCGTTTCAGGTTCAGCGGTCAGAAGGAGCGAGATATTCTCGGCGTACTGCGCCTTACCAGTCTGCACGACCTGACGGCAAAGCGCAACGGCGTCCAGCGGCAGAGCGCCAAGTTCCAGAAGCGGATGGAGTTCAGGGGGGATTTCGCCCCAGACCCTGTTGATCCGCAGCACGCCGAGGTCTACCAGGAAGATGAACAGCGACTCCAGCTTCAGCGCCTCGCCCAAAGCCTCAAGGGTCAGGTGCGCCACTTCGTCGAGTGTTCCGGCGGGCTGAAGGGCGTCGGCCAGCTTGAGTCCCAGCTGGGCGCGTTCCAGTGAATCATGCACCTCACTGCCGTCCGGCTCGAAGCTGAGCAGCGTGGCCCCAACCGCCCGCTGGGCCAGGTGCCGGGCGCAGGGAGCATGGCTCCCGATCTGGTGGGGGCAGGTGAAATCGCTTTCCTTGAGGCGTTCAGCCAGCGCGGTCGTTTCTAGCATCGGCGTGTCCGCAAGGTCACTTCGCAGATACTTGATGAAGCGCCGGTAGTGCTCGACGGCGGCGTATTTGCTCTCGACGCTCGCCAGGCAGGCCATCAAGTCCTGGTGGTAGTTCTCACCAATCAGCGGGTCGGCCCGCAGCGCCTGCGCCAGATGCCGGATCGCCAAATCACATTCGGCGGCCTCGCAGTGCAGCATCGACAGCTCTAAAGTGGCCCGCACATAGCTGGCCTTGTATTCCTCGCGTACGGTGTCCGCCCAGTCGGTGCGTACCTCGGTCAGGTACTCGCCGCCGTAGAGGTCTGCGGCCCGCTGGAGGGCTTCGCGGGTGGCCTGAGTTCCGGAAGGAAGGCCAGTGCCAGCAAGCTGAGCTTCATGCAGCGCGACCTGCATGGCAAACACGTCGCTGGTGGCCAGTACCTCTGAACTCAACCGGTAGCGCTCGTAGTCCTTGAAAACCGACTCGGTCTTCCCCAACGCCGTGCGTACCCGGTG encodes:
- a CDS encoding universal stress protein produces the protein MLRQMLVAVDFSVWSRDAAQHACDVARATGGKVTLLHVLEAHESGPSGLEAAQTLLRELSLLGRRPPSCLIVSAKTRLDGPAGGVKPEHGVALAILEVADQLGSELIVIGLHGQGSRTGR
- a CDS encoding BTAD domain-containing putative transcriptional regulator is translated as MPTLKIVTFGHTRVTLDGQDIVWHAASARDLFFYLLSFPDGRSQRDVAQALWPDEENENAASSNRFRVALHRVRTALGKTESVFKDYERYRLSSEVLATSDVFAMQVALHEAQLAGTGLPSGTQATREALQRAADLYGGEYLTEVRTDWADTVREEYKASYVRATLELSMLHCEAAECDLAIRHLAQALRADPLIGENYHQDLMACLASVESKYAAVEHYRRFIKYLRSDLADTPMLETTALAERLKESDFTCPHQIGSHAPCARHLAQRAVGATLLSFEPDGSEVHDSLERAQLGLKLADALQPAGTLDEVAHLTLEALGEALKLESLFIFLVDLGVLRINRVWGEIPPELHPLLELGALPLDAVALCRQVVQTGKAQYAENISLLLTAEPETKPTAAGAVPIVGQSGTLEAVLAVSRPPRVGTWTVHEQALLTQAARTLGFTLRQDALYIGVPNSGRRESLPVTGR